One window from the genome of Gammaproteobacteria bacterium encodes:
- a CDS encoding transposase family protein: DPRRAQGRRHPLASVLAIATAAVLCGARGYKAIADWAKALSPRARARARPSIRSESSRPRRCR; encoded by the coding sequence GATCCACGTCGGGCTCAAGGCCGGCGCCACCCGCTGGCGAGCGTGCTGGCCATCGCCACCGCGGCAGTGCTGTGCGGGGCACGCGGTTACAAGGCCATCGCCGATTGGGCCAAGGCGTTAAGCCCGCGGGCGCGGGCGCGGGCTCGTCCATCGATCAGGAGCGAAAGTTCTCGACCCAGGCGTTGTCGGTAA